In Corallococcus silvisoli, one DNA window encodes the following:
- a CDS encoding GNAT family N-acetyltransferase, with translation MTMKQVDPGVEVAAPTPVLEGATLPNDLVNGVKFGPPTDEDLTTVSALRANSEPWKGRGESQEESLKALTQLKPFLHVARIQNQVVGYVTVERDGPVPGAAYLRNIVVKPELRRHGVGAMLLDKALDAARDMYRKTIALRVDPANAPAVGFYRKAGFTTVATVVSKKSGKLRLLMSREL, from the coding sequence ATGACGATGAAGCAGGTGGACCCAGGCGTCGAGGTGGCGGCCCCCACGCCGGTGCTGGAGGGGGCGACCCTTCCGAATGATCTGGTGAACGGGGTCAAGTTCGGTCCGCCCACCGACGAGGACCTGACCACGGTGTCGGCCTTGCGCGCCAACTCCGAACCCTGGAAGGGACGCGGAGAGAGCCAGGAAGAGAGCCTCAAGGCGCTCACCCAGCTCAAGCCCTTCCTGCACGTGGCGCGGATCCAGAACCAGGTCGTGGGCTACGTGACGGTGGAGCGTGACGGCCCGGTGCCGGGCGCCGCCTACCTGCGCAACATCGTGGTGAAGCCGGAGCTGCGGCGCCACGGCGTGGGCGCGATGCTGCTCGACAAGGCGCTGGACGCGGCCCGCGACATGTACCGCAAGACCATCGCGCTGCGCGTGGATCCGGCGAACGCGCCGGCGGTGGGCTTCTACCGCAAGGCGGGCTTCACCACGGTGGCCACGGTGGTCTCCAAGAAGTCCGGCAAGCTGCGGCTCCTGATGTCGCGCGAACTCTAG
- a CDS encoding type IV pilus twitching motility protein PilT, with the protein MTDTPRIATWFDVLLDRKGSDLHLGVGYPPLGRIRGELVPLRDEPLTSEELEALLFEICSPEQKRQITEELDLDFAYGYGTKARFRANYFYKMTGIGAVFRTIPSKVLSLEDLKTPDVVRKLADRRSGLVLVTGPTGSGKSTTLAGMINHINKTRPSHVLTIEDPVEFVHESLKSQVTHREVGPHASSFATAIRSAGREDPNVILIGELRTNETMKLALQLASFGVLVFATVHTNSAPATIDRIINAFPADEQGQVRGMLAESLAGIVAQQLIKTADGKGRVAALEILVGGAAIAAMIREGKVFQIASKMQAGQGQGMQTLDMHLERLVKDDVIVPDAALEKAQDKENFVKVIQRLKPDWVVPETLKA; encoded by the coding sequence ATGACGGACACCCCCCGCATCGCCACCTGGTTCGACGTGCTGCTCGACCGAAAGGGCAGCGACCTGCACCTGGGCGTGGGCTACCCGCCCCTGGGCCGCATCCGCGGCGAGCTGGTGCCCTTGAGGGACGAGCCCCTGACCTCCGAGGAGCTGGAGGCGCTGCTCTTCGAGATCTGCTCGCCGGAGCAGAAGCGGCAGATCACCGAGGAGCTGGACCTGGACTTCGCCTATGGCTACGGCACCAAGGCCCGCTTCCGCGCGAACTACTTCTACAAGATGACCGGCATCGGCGCGGTCTTCCGCACCATCCCCAGCAAGGTGCTGTCGCTGGAGGACCTGAAGACGCCGGACGTGGTGCGCAAGCTGGCGGACCGCCGCAGCGGGCTGGTGCTGGTGACGGGCCCCACGGGCTCCGGCAAGTCCACGACGCTCGCGGGGATGATCAACCACATCAACAAGACGCGCCCGTCGCACGTGCTCACCATCGAGGACCCGGTGGAGTTCGTGCACGAATCGCTCAAGTCCCAGGTCACCCACCGCGAGGTGGGCCCGCACGCCTCCAGCTTCGCCACCGCCATCCGCTCCGCCGGCCGCGAGGACCCCAACGTCATCCTCATCGGCGAGCTGCGCACCAACGAGACGATGAAGCTGGCGCTCCAGCTGGCCAGCTTCGGCGTGCTCGTCTTCGCCACGGTGCACACCAACAGCGCGCCCGCGACCATCGACCGCATCATCAACGCCTTCCCCGCGGACGAGCAGGGCCAGGTGCGCGGCATGCTCGCCGAGTCCCTGGCGGGCATCGTCGCCCAGCAGCTCATCAAGACCGCGGACGGCAAGGGCCGCGTCGCAGCGCTGGAGATCCTGGTGGGCGGGGCCGCCATCGCCGCGATGATCCGCGAGGGCAAGGTGTTTCAAATCGCATCCAAGATGCAGGCCGGCCAGGGCCAGGGCATGCAGACCCTGGACATGCACCTGGAGCGGCTGGTGAAGGACGACGTCATCGTCCCCGACGCCGCTCTGGAGAAAGCCCAGGACAAAGAGAATTTCGTGAAGGTCATCCAGCGGCTGAAGCCGGACTGGGTGGTGCCAGAGACACTGAAGGCGTGA
- a CDS encoding MgtC/SapB family protein has protein sequence MMEGLPPVVSWPPLQTLMRLTLALAVGLFVGLEREWRGKEAGLRTFGFAALLGGMGGLLGPNFALLSLALLGVLLCFLNWQSLRANGGAELTTSAALLVTGFTGVLCGLGHTVTPAAVGVTTAGLLAWKERMATFSHKITAEELRSAILLAILAFAIYPVLPSQPVDPWGLIEPRAAWVTVILIAAIGFVNYLLWKVFGTHGVEVTGFLGGLVNSTVTVAELANRVRETSGRLLDVAYRGVMLATAAMALRNAVLLGLLSFRALVDSAIPLVLILLSSTGLALMRSRVEATPGAEPPALPLKSPFSLPSALKFGLIFLALQVVGTVGQTLLGRWGFYAVSAVGGLVSSASAVASAASLCANGTISPTTAGVGAIIASLASAAINFILVARVSEQRSLTLRLGRALGVVMLLGLVGALVQTHLPSFMPPDAGGAGLLKPHTPGQSTAD, from the coding sequence ATGATGGAAGGTCTTCCCCCTGTCGTCTCCTGGCCCCCGTTGCAGACGCTGATGCGCTTGACGCTCGCGCTCGCGGTGGGGCTGTTCGTCGGGCTGGAGCGGGAGTGGCGCGGCAAGGAAGCAGGCCTGCGCACGTTCGGCTTCGCGGCGCTGCTGGGTGGCATGGGCGGTCTCTTGGGCCCGAATTTCGCGCTGCTCAGCCTCGCGCTCCTGGGCGTGCTGCTGTGCTTCCTCAACTGGCAGTCCCTGCGCGCCAACGGCGGCGCGGAGCTGACGACGTCCGCCGCGCTGCTCGTCACGGGCTTCACCGGCGTGCTGTGCGGCCTGGGCCACACGGTGACGCCCGCGGCGGTGGGCGTGACGACCGCGGGCCTGCTCGCGTGGAAGGAGCGGATGGCCACCTTCAGCCACAAGATCACCGCCGAGGAGCTGCGCTCCGCCATCCTGCTGGCCATCCTCGCCTTCGCCATCTACCCGGTGCTGCCCTCGCAGCCGGTGGACCCGTGGGGCCTCATCGAGCCGCGCGCCGCGTGGGTGACGGTCATCCTCATCGCGGCCATCGGCTTCGTGAACTACCTGCTGTGGAAGGTGTTCGGGACGCACGGCGTGGAGGTGACGGGGTTCCTGGGCGGGCTCGTCAACAGCACCGTCACCGTGGCGGAGCTGGCCAACCGCGTGCGCGAGACCTCCGGGCGCCTGCTGGACGTGGCCTACCGGGGCGTGATGCTGGCCACCGCCGCCATGGCGCTGCGCAACGCCGTCCTGCTGGGCCTGCTGTCCTTCCGCGCGCTCGTGGACTCCGCCATCCCGCTGGTGCTCATCCTCCTGTCCAGCACGGGGCTGGCGCTGATGCGCTCGCGGGTGGAGGCCACCCCCGGCGCCGAGCCGCCCGCCCTGCCCCTGAAGTCGCCCTTCTCCCTGCCGTCCGCGCTGAAGTTCGGCCTCATCTTCCTCGCGCTCCAGGTCGTGGGCACGGTGGGACAGACGCTGCTGGGCCGCTGGGGCTTCTACGCGGTGAGCGCCGTGGGCGGACTGGTGTCCAGCGCGTCCGCGGTGGCCTCCGCCGCGTCCCTGTGCGCCAACGGGACCATCTCCCCCACGACGGCCGGAGTGGGCGCCATCATCGCGTCGCTCGCCAGCGCCGCCATCAACTTCATCCTGGTGGCGCGCGTGTCCGAGCAGCGCTCCCTCACGCTCCGACTGGGCCGCGCCCTGGGCGTCGTGATGCTGCTGGGGCTCGTGGGCGCGCTCGTCCAGACGCACCTGCCGTCGTTCATGCCTCCCGACGCCGGCGGCGCGGGGCTGCTCAAGCCCCACACCCCCGGACAGTCCACCGCGGACTAG
- a CDS encoding ATP-binding protein — MSGPSSGGPRNAAGSPRRESALQRRLSLGDLLDLPSFTEVVKGFSDLYRVGIKVLDTRGNKLADVKVGHGDFCAYVFSFPDGRQACTAMVGRVKDGPVLPEAGGRVADGDTSEASGLIALTCFTGLRYVVMPVRWDGDLLGRVILGPFTPEELADFPATLTGIQGLDLERAQELLGRVRRVPERTAAQVLGHFGQVLGALVASGQKAYLATHLHLESTLEVHRELEAQNARLLQANARLKELDRLKSTFLGTVSHELRTPLASILGYSEMMAEGLAGPLNPEQLQYVRTIVEKGETLLSMISSLLDLSQIEAGRLRLSMAPVDPGYVIQTAVSSVLPQAQRKGLELEVRLPHTPQPRLAGDLDKLRQVVVNLLANAVKFTPAGGRVKVTLSDAAMQQELGVPGYRISVEDTGVGIRAEEFERIFQSFYQVDGSSTREFGGAGLGLAIVKSLVEGHGGRVRVESEFGHGSRFIVQLPLHPPMQDRGLTAAPPMPEPDRF; from the coding sequence ATGAGCGGCCCATCGAGCGGAGGCCCCCGGAACGCCGCGGGCTCGCCCCGGCGTGAGTCCGCGCTCCAGCGGCGGCTGTCGCTCGGGGACCTGTTGGACCTGCCGTCCTTCACGGAGGTGGTGAAGGGCTTCAGCGACCTGTACCGCGTGGGCATCAAGGTGCTGGACACGCGCGGCAACAAGCTGGCGGACGTGAAGGTGGGCCACGGCGACTTCTGCGCCTACGTCTTCTCCTTCCCGGACGGGCGCCAGGCGTGCACCGCCATGGTGGGCCGGGTGAAGGACGGCCCCGTGCTGCCGGAGGCCGGCGGACGGGTGGCGGACGGCGACACCTCCGAGGCGTCGGGCCTCATCGCGCTCACGTGCTTCACCGGCCTGCGCTACGTGGTGATGCCGGTGCGCTGGGACGGCGACCTGCTGGGCCGGGTCATCCTGGGGCCCTTCACGCCAGAGGAGCTGGCGGACTTCCCGGCCACGCTCACCGGCATCCAGGGCCTGGACCTGGAGCGGGCGCAGGAGCTCCTGGGCCGCGTGCGCCGCGTGCCGGAGCGCACCGCCGCGCAGGTGCTGGGCCACTTCGGTCAGGTGCTGGGCGCGCTCGTGGCCAGCGGGCAGAAGGCGTACCTGGCCACGCACCTGCACCTGGAGTCCACGCTGGAGGTGCACCGCGAACTGGAGGCGCAGAACGCGCGGCTGCTCCAGGCGAACGCGCGGCTCAAGGAGCTGGACCGGCTGAAGTCCACCTTCCTGGGCACGGTGAGCCACGAGCTGCGGACGCCGCTCGCGTCCATCCTCGGGTATTCGGAGATGATGGCGGAGGGGCTGGCGGGGCCGCTCAACCCGGAGCAGCTCCAGTACGTGCGCACCATCGTGGAGAAGGGCGAAACGCTCCTCTCGATGATCTCCTCGCTCCTGGACCTGAGCCAGATTGAGGCGGGCCGCCTGCGCCTGTCCATGGCGCCAGTGGACCCCGGCTACGTCATCCAGACGGCGGTCTCCAGCGTGCTGCCGCAAGCGCAGCGCAAGGGCCTGGAGCTGGAGGTCCGGCTGCCCCACACGCCGCAGCCCCGGCTGGCCGGCGACCTGGACAAGCTCCGGCAGGTGGTGGTGAACCTGCTGGCCAACGCGGTGAAGTTCACGCCCGCGGGCGGCCGGGTGAAGGTGACGCTGTCGGACGCGGCGATGCAGCAGGAGCTGGGCGTGCCCGGCTATCGCATCAGCGTGGAGGACACCGGCGTGGGCATCCGCGCCGAGGAGTTCGAGCGCATCTTCCAGAGCTTCTACCAGGTGGACGGCAGCTCCACGCGCGAGTTCGGCGGCGCGGGGCTGGGCCTGGCCATCGTGAAGAGCCTGGTGGAGGGCCACGGCGGCCGCGTGCGGGTGGAGAGCGAGTTCGGCCACGGCTCGCGCTTCATCGTCCAGCTGCCCCTGCACCCGCCCATGCAGGACCGCGGGCTGACCGCCGCGCCGCCCATGCCGGAGCCGGACCGCTTCTAA
- a CDS encoding DUF5684 domain-containing protein — protein sequence MDEQQLQMMQQMQEHQSAGPGPLFWIIYLAVIGLAIAGIWKTFTKAGEPGWAAIVPFYNIYVMTKIVGRPAWWVVLAILPCVNIIALFIIGIDMAKSFGKGTGFGIGLALLGPIFYAILGFGDAQYQGPAAASGGMSAA from the coding sequence ATGGACGAGCAGCAGCTTCAGATGATGCAGCAGATGCAGGAGCACCAGTCGGCGGGCCCGGGGCCGTTGTTCTGGATCATCTATCTGGCGGTCATCGGTCTGGCGATCGCGGGGATCTGGAAGACGTTCACCAAGGCCGGCGAGCCCGGGTGGGCGGCCATCGTCCCCTTCTACAACATCTACGTGATGACGAAGATCGTCGGCCGTCCGGCGTGGTGGGTGGTGCTGGCGATCCTGCCCTGCGTGAACATCATCGCGCTGTTCATCATCGGCATCGACATGGCGAAGTCGTTCGGCAAGGGCACCGGCTTCGGCATCGGCCTGGCGCTGCTCGGCCCCATCTTCTACGCCATCCTCGGTTTCGGCGACGCGCAGTACCAGGGCCCGGCCGCCGCCTCGGGCGGCATGTCCGCGGCGTAG
- a CDS encoding aquaporin: MDLRRRLVTEALGCGLVVVALEGSHHVAEHLGASATEGRLFMSLSCGAVLACLLWVLRPLSGAHLNPALTFADALGDHTPWREVPLYALAQLSGSLVGRLVAHRMCNEPLLLTAKLPVADGARFLTEMVATFGLLVVVRGCVRTRPSATPLAIAGYVAATVWFTDSRSLANPALVLARAASAHVGVMSPWEVESFVAAQLLGAALAVFLFRWLLGGAPRPEPQAVETVVFECAEAGPAHLAAALFNSLAHPERARAVVSPPPARDDMGPPGAVDALMEEAHLRAAPTRDRGVPASHYVLIEVAGQAPGMDARVRERWSLPALSLKDEAGAKALQAALRPKVHQLLARQGWERLHVVSGAAPEGPRALT; this comes from the coding sequence ATGGACCTTCGCCGCCGGCTCGTGACGGAGGCGCTGGGCTGCGGGCTGGTGGTGGTGGCGCTGGAGGGCTCGCACCACGTCGCGGAGCACCTGGGCGCGAGCGCCACCGAGGGACGCCTCTTCATGTCCCTGTCGTGCGGCGCGGTGCTGGCGTGCCTGCTGTGGGTGCTGAGGCCGCTGTCGGGCGCGCACCTCAACCCGGCGCTCACGTTCGCTGACGCGCTGGGGGACCACACGCCCTGGCGCGAGGTGCCGCTGTACGCGCTGGCGCAGCTGTCCGGCAGCCTGGTGGGGCGGCTCGTCGCGCACCGCATGTGCAATGAGCCGCTGCTGCTCACCGCGAAGCTGCCCGTGGCGGACGGGGCCCGGTTCCTCACGGAGATGGTGGCGACCTTCGGGTTGCTGGTGGTGGTGCGCGGCTGCGTGCGCACGCGCCCATCCGCGACGCCGCTGGCCATCGCGGGGTACGTGGCCGCGACGGTGTGGTTCACCGATTCGCGCTCGCTGGCCAACCCGGCGCTGGTGCTGGCGCGCGCGGCGAGCGCCCACGTGGGCGTGATGAGCCCGTGGGAGGTGGAGTCCTTCGTCGCCGCGCAGCTCCTGGGCGCGGCGCTGGCGGTGTTCCTGTTCCGCTGGCTGCTGGGCGGCGCGCCCCGGCCCGAGCCCCAGGCCGTGGAGACGGTCGTCTTCGAGTGCGCGGAGGCAGGTCCCGCGCACCTGGCCGCCGCGCTCTTCAACTCGCTGGCGCACCCGGAGCGGGCGCGCGCGGTGGTGTCGCCGCCCCCGGCGCGGGACGACATGGGGCCGCCCGGGGCGGTGGACGCGCTGATGGAGGAGGCCCACCTGCGCGCCGCGCCCACGCGCGACCGGGGGGTGCCCGCGTCCCACTATGTCCTCATCGAGGTCGCGGGTCAGGCGCCGGGCATGGACGCCCGGGTGCGCGAGCGCTGGTCGCTGCCCGCGCTGTCACTGAAGGACGAGGCTGGCGCGAAGGCGCTGCAGGCGGCGTTGCGTCCCAAGGTGCATCAGCTCCTCGCGCGACAGGGCTGGGAGCGGCTGCACGTCGTGAGCGGAGCCGCCCCCGAAGGCCCCCGCGCGCTGACCTGA
- a CDS encoding TonB-dependent receptor produces MSRLLSPSLQRLRACLGVTWMLCAVASAQGVDGDLPEGPRDAPRAAPAEAPSAPETQTVVTATRLPRPLRDVPATTVVIPRAELERSPTLTQDALVRTLPSAATFRRTPSLVADPTAQGLNLRGLAPSGVARGLVLLDGLPFNDPYGGWVFWRALPRLGLERIEVVPTGGSALYGSAALGGVVQLLSRPITGPVLDADLSVGNLGTGFAAGRVADRWGRVGASLEVEGLTSEGYRIVPANQRGPIDGDTPSRHVSAQARVEAEATDSLSLSARAGVFRETQNGGTRSTVASVDLAWFAGDARLRTDGAGTFALGLFGRTQHFAQDRARISANRRLEVRSAFQDVPANDQGGSLVWTGPAMTLGGTHVLAAGVDARRSAGRADELLFPPAYTPTTLYSRDTRGTQRSGGLFVQDLYTVSSALELAGTLRWDTWRNRDGVLLESFANGSSRTTDFAPRTARQLSPRLAARLLPVDWLTLRASAYRAFRAPTLNELYRPFQVGTVLTAANPDLGAERLWGTEAGVEATGPRGLTGRVTGFWNVLDSPVTNVTLAEPLPDGTTRQRQNLGRARVRGVELGVDWRLSRQWTALAAYTFVDPVVTKAPGQPDLVGRQLPQDPRHRGSLAVTFDAPSIVSVTAQLRVFGPQYEDDLNTRGMGGAAVVDVSVSRHLFWKVDAFGAVENLFDRQYLAGRAGVDTLAPPFQARVGLRLRDVLSESSARGAPAAPGR; encoded by the coding sequence ATGTCCCGTCTGCTCAGCCCTTCGCTCCAGCGCCTCCGGGCCTGCCTCGGAGTGACGTGGATGCTCTGCGCGGTGGCCTCCGCGCAGGGCGTGGACGGGGACCTGCCCGAAGGCCCGCGAGACGCGCCCAGGGCGGCGCCAGCCGAAGCCCCGAGCGCGCCGGAGACGCAGACCGTGGTCACCGCGACGCGCCTGCCGCGCCCGCTCCGCGACGTGCCCGCCACCACGGTGGTGATTCCGCGCGCGGAGCTGGAGCGCAGCCCCACGCTCACGCAGGACGCGCTCGTGCGCACGCTGCCCTCCGCGGCCACGTTCCGCCGCACGCCGTCCCTGGTCGCGGACCCCACCGCCCAGGGGCTCAACCTCCGCGGCCTCGCGCCGTCCGGCGTGGCGCGGGGACTGGTGCTCCTGGACGGGCTCCCGTTCAACGACCCCTACGGCGGCTGGGTGTTCTGGCGGGCCCTGCCCCGGCTGGGACTGGAGCGCATCGAGGTCGTTCCCACCGGCGGCTCCGCGCTCTACGGCAGCGCCGCGTTGGGTGGAGTGGTGCAGCTGCTCTCACGGCCCATCACGGGCCCCGTGCTCGATGCCGACCTGTCCGTGGGCAACCTGGGCACGGGCTTCGCCGCCGGGCGCGTGGCGGACCGGTGGGGCCGCGTGGGCGCCTCGCTGGAGGTCGAGGGCCTCACCAGCGAGGGCTACCGCATCGTCCCCGCGAACCAGCGAGGCCCCATCGACGGCGACACCCCGTCCCGCCACGTCAGCGCCCAGGCCCGCGTGGAGGCGGAGGCCACCGACAGCCTCTCCCTGTCCGCCCGCGCGGGCGTGTTCCGCGAGACGCAGAACGGAGGCACCCGCTCCACCGTCGCCAGCGTGGACCTCGCCTGGTTCGCTGGCGACGCGCGCCTGCGCACGGACGGCGCGGGCACCTTCGCGCTGGGCCTCTTCGGCCGCACCCAGCACTTCGCCCAGGACCGCGCCCGCATCAGCGCGAACCGGCGCCTGGAGGTCCGCTCCGCGTTCCAGGACGTGCCCGCCAACGACCAGGGAGGGTCGCTCGTCTGGACCGGACCGGCGATGACGCTGGGCGGAACGCACGTGCTCGCCGCCGGGGTGGATGCGCGCCGGTCGGCAGGCCGCGCGGACGAGCTGCTCTTCCCTCCGGCCTACACCCCCACGACGCTCTACTCGCGCGACACGCGGGGCACGCAGCGCTCCGGCGGCCTCTTCGTGCAGGACCTCTACACCGTGTCGTCCGCGCTGGAGCTGGCCGGCACGCTGCGCTGGGACACGTGGAGGAACCGCGACGGCGTGCTGCTCGAAAGCTTCGCCAATGGCTCCTCCCGCACGACCGACTTCGCGCCCCGCACCGCCCGGCAGCTGAGCCCCCGGCTCGCCGCGCGCCTCCTCCCGGTGGACTGGCTCACGCTGCGCGCCTCCGCCTACCGCGCCTTCCGCGCCCCGACGCTCAATGAGCTCTACCGCCCCTTCCAGGTGGGCACCGTGCTCACCGCGGCCAACCCCGACCTGGGCGCCGAACGCCTCTGGGGCACCGAAGCCGGCGTGGAGGCCACCGGTCCGCGCGGCCTCACCGGCCGCGTCACCGGCTTCTGGAACGTGCTCGACAGCCCCGTCACCAACGTCACGCTCGCCGAACCCCTGCCCGACGGAACGACCCGCCAGCGGCAGAACCTGGGCCGGGCCCGCGTGCGCGGCGTGGAGCTGGGCGTGGACTGGCGGCTGTCGCGACAGTGGACGGCCCTGGCCGCCTACACCTTCGTGGACCCCGTCGTCACGAAGGCGCCCGGCCAGCCCGACCTCGTGGGTCGCCAGCTGCCACAGGACCCACGGCATCGCGGCTCGCTCGCCGTCACCTTCGACGCCCCGTCCATCGTCTCCGTCACCGCGCAATTGCGCGTGTTCGGCCCGCAGTACGAGGACGACCTCAACACGCGCGGCATGGGCGGCGCCGCCGTCGTGGACGTGTCCGTGAGCCGCCACCTCTTCTGGAAGGTGGACGCCTTCGGCGCGGTGGAGAACCTCTTCGACCGCCAGTACCTCGCGGGCCGCGCGGGCGTGGACACGCTGGCCCCGCCGTTCCAGGCGCGCGTGGGCCTGCGCCTGCGCGACGTGCTCAGCGAATCGAGCGCACGGGGGGCACCGGCCGCACCGGGCCGTTGA
- a CDS encoding type IV pilus twitching motility protein PilT: MVRGATGYEPVDPGALSTDDLVKALQAMVGMARASTVAETPVQWTVNATGLGAISIAAVRRGDLMNVRLTRGAEGAAQAAPAQAAAAAPAAAAPTRTPYAGVPAASAPVAAPTRTPYGGMPAVSAPAEAMARAVQAGGPGAADPGRGSAGSATAARGMAAQAGAYAGAASAHATSAYAGAASAHAASTHAGAASAHPGTTGHSGAASAHSGAAGHSVSASVHAAPGHTGHAGASSVHAAPGHTGAASTPVPSRVIPISRTAAAPGRDLAVLLEQARSMLASDLHVVAGRPPLMRLAGELQPQDTPLSPEMVERLLLPIIPERLRPVLERDGSVDFALDSEDTGRFRVNVGRQRTGLKGTFRVISREIPTLESLGLPPDIAKATHHHQGLIVLTGPSGHGKTSTLAALVDIINRETTHHVLTVEDPVEYVHPRKRALISQREVGTSTRTFASALKGSLREDPDVIVVGELRDTETVRMALAASETGHLLISTMNTPSAAKTIDRLIDLFPPGDQQQVRLSLSSGLRLIVSQRLMPSADGKSMVAAAEVLTGSVALGNLIRDNKTYQIPSLQQRGKSLGIIRFEDSLSDLARSGKATLETVKGFAENPDEIEAMVTGKRPGAATVPPPASPQEGARMLSKVGSLLGKKGA; the protein is encoded by the coding sequence ATGGTGCGCGGCGCCACCGGCTACGAGCCCGTGGATCCCGGCGCCCTTTCCACCGACGACCTCGTGAAGGCGCTCCAGGCCATGGTGGGCATGGCGCGCGCGTCCACGGTGGCCGAGACGCCCGTGCAATGGACGGTGAATGCCACCGGCCTGGGGGCGATCTCCATCGCGGCGGTGCGCCGGGGCGACCTGATGAACGTGCGCCTCACGCGCGGCGCGGAGGGCGCTGCGCAGGCGGCCCCGGCGCAGGCAGCGGCCGCCGCCCCGGCTGCCGCCGCGCCCACGCGGACGCCCTACGCGGGGGTGCCCGCGGCGTCGGCTCCGGTGGCAGCACCCACGCGGACGCCCTATGGGGGAATGCCGGCGGTGTCGGCTCCGGCCGAGGCGATGGCTCGCGCCGTCCAGGCCGGTGGGCCTGGGGCGGCGGACCCAGGACGCGGATCCGCGGGAAGCGCCACCGCCGCGCGAGGGATGGCCGCTCAGGCGGGCGCCTACGCGGGGGCGGCCTCGGCTCACGCGACGTCCGCCTACGCGGGGGCGGCCTCGGCTCACGCGGCGTCCACCCATGCAGGCGCGGCGTCAGCTCACCCCGGTACGACAGGCCACTCGGGCGCGGCGTCAGCGCACTCCGGCGCGGCGGGTCATTCGGTCTCGGCGTCCGTGCACGCGGCACCGGGCCACACGGGCCATGCAGGCGCATCCTCCGTGCACGCGGCACCGGGCCACACGGGCGCGGCCTCCACCCCGGTTCCTTCGCGGGTCATCCCCATCTCGCGCACGGCCGCCGCGCCGGGCCGCGACCTGGCCGTGCTGCTGGAGCAGGCGCGCAGCATGCTCGCCAGCGACCTGCACGTGGTGGCTGGACGGCCGCCGCTGATGCGGCTCGCGGGTGAGTTGCAGCCGCAGGACACGCCCCTGTCCCCGGAGATGGTGGAGCGGTTGCTGCTGCCCATCATCCCGGAGCGCCTGCGGCCGGTGCTGGAGCGCGACGGCAGCGTGGACTTCGCGCTGGACTCCGAGGACACCGGGCGCTTCCGCGTCAACGTGGGCCGCCAGCGCACGGGCCTCAAGGGCACCTTCCGCGTCATCTCCCGGGAGATCCCCACCCTGGAGTCCCTGGGGCTGCCCCCGGACATCGCCAAGGCGACGCACCACCACCAGGGCCTCATCGTGCTCACGGGCCCCTCCGGCCACGGCAAGACGAGCACGCTCGCGGCGCTGGTGGACATCATCAACCGCGAGACGACGCATCACGTGCTCACCGTGGAGGATCCGGTGGAGTACGTGCACCCGCGCAAGCGCGCCCTCATCAGCCAGCGCGAGGTGGGCACCAGCACGCGCACCTTCGCCAGCGCCCTCAAGGGCAGCCTCCGCGAGGACCCGGACGTCATCGTCGTGGGCGAGCTGCGCGACACGGAGACGGTGCGCATGGCGCTCGCGGCCAGCGAGACAGGCCACCTGCTCATCAGCACCATGAACACGCCCAGCGCGGCGAAGACCATCGACCGGCTCATCGACCTCTTCCCGCCCGGGGATCAGCAGCAGGTGCGGCTGTCGCTCTCCAGCGGCCTGCGCCTCATCGTCAGCCAGCGGCTGATGCCCTCCGCGGATGGCAAGTCCATGGTCGCCGCCGCCGAGGTCCTCACCGGCTCCGTGGCCCTGGGCAACCTCATCCGCGACAACAAGACCTACCAGATCCCCTCGCTCCAGCAGCGCGGCAAGTCCCTGGGCATCATCCGCTTCGAGGACTCGCTGTCGGACCTGGCGCGCTCGGGCAAGGCGACGCTGGAGACCGTGAAGGGCTTCGCGGAGAACCCGGACGAAATCGAGGCCATGGTGACGGGCAAGCGGCCCGGCGCCGCGACCGTGCCCCCGCCCGCCTCGCCCCAGGAGGGCGCGCGGATGCTGTCCAAGGTGGGCTCACTGCTTGGCAAGAAGGGCGCCTGA
- a CDS encoding GTP-binding protein has translation MQLNHAQRELTLKIVYYGPGLSGKTTNLRKLHARARADVRGRLLSVDTHDDRTLFFDLLPVFFSTSTGFKVKVKLFTVPGQVIHNATRRVVLQGADAVVFIADSRRDAAPENNAYWRNLQENLREMELDPQQVPVVIQFNKRDLPDSLTDAELAEVQRRGSQPVVGSVAVRGEGVVETFHAVAQAAWRALELRAQLSRNVGLSEDEFLGQIFRHIDLSGTALEGRYSPPPGIRESGRAP, from the coding sequence TTGCAACTGAACCACGCACAGCGCGAGCTGACGCTCAAGATCGTCTATTACGGCCCCGGGTTGAGCGGGAAGACGACCAACTTGCGCAAGCTGCACGCGCGAGCGCGGGCGGACGTGCGAGGGCGCCTCCTGTCGGTGGACACGCACGACGACCGGACGCTGTTCTTCGACCTGCTGCCGGTCTTCTTCTCCACCTCCACGGGCTTCAAGGTGAAGGTGAAGCTCTTCACCGTGCCCGGGCAGGTCATCCACAACGCCACGCGGCGGGTGGTGCTCCAGGGCGCGGACGCGGTGGTCTTCATCGCGGACAGCCGCCGCGACGCGGCCCCGGAGAACAACGCCTACTGGCGCAACCTGCAGGAGAACCTGCGGGAGATGGAGCTGGACCCGCAGCAGGTGCCGGTGGTCATCCAGTTCAACAAGCGGGACCTGCCGGACAGCCTGACGGACGCGGAGCTGGCGGAGGTCCAGCGCCGGGGGAGCCAGCCGGTGGTGGGCTCCGTCGCGGTGCGGGGCGAGGGCGTGGTGGAGACCTTCCACGCCGTGGCCCAGGCGGCCTGGCGCGCGCTGGAGCTGCGGGCCCAGCTGTCGCGCAACGTGGGGCTCAGTGAAGACGAGTTCCTGGGGCAGATCTTCCGCCACATCGACCTGAGCGGCACGGCGCTGGAGGGGCGTTACAGCCCGCCGCCCGGCATCCGGGAGAGCGGGAGGGCGCCATGA